Proteins encoded together in one Pseudomonas sp. Seg1 window:
- the mraY gene encoding phospho-N-acetylmuramoyl-pentapeptide-transferase, translating to MLLLLAEYLQQFYKGFAVFQYLTLRGILGVLTALVLSLCYGPWMIRTLQNRQIGQSVRNDGPQSHLSKSGTPTMGGALILSSIGVSTLLWADLSNRYVWTVLLVTLLFGAIGWVDDYRKVIEKNSRGLPSRWKYFWQSVFGLGAAIFLYMTASTPVETTLILPMLKDYSIPLGAGFIVLTYFVIVGSSNAVNLTDGLDGLAIMPTVMVGGGLGIFCYLSGNVKFAEYLLIPYVPGAGELIVFCGALIGAGLGFLWFNTYPAQVFMGDVGALALGAALGTIAVIVRQEIVLFIMGGVFVMETLSVVIQVASFKLTGRRVFRMAPIHHHFELKGWPEPRVIVRFWIITVILVLIGLATLKLR from the coding sequence ATGCTGCTGCTGCTAGCGGAGTATCTGCAACAGTTCTACAAAGGCTTCGCGGTCTTCCAGTACCTGACCCTGCGCGGGATCCTCGGTGTGCTGACCGCGCTGGTTTTGTCGCTGTGCTATGGCCCGTGGATGATCCGCACTTTGCAGAACCGTCAGATCGGTCAATCCGTTCGTAACGATGGTCCGCAATCGCACTTGTCGAAATCCGGTACGCCGACCATGGGTGGCGCGCTGATTCTCTCTTCGATCGGCGTCAGCACTCTGCTCTGGGCTGACCTGAGCAACCGTTACGTCTGGACTGTTTTGCTGGTGACCCTGCTGTTCGGTGCCATCGGCTGGGTCGACGATTACCGCAAAGTCATCGAGAAGAATTCGCGTGGCCTGCCGAGCCGCTGGAAGTATTTCTGGCAATCGGTGTTCGGCCTCGGCGCGGCGATCTTCCTTTATATGACCGCTTCCACCCCAGTGGAAACGACACTGATCCTGCCGATGCTCAAGGACTACAGCATTCCGCTGGGCGCCGGCTTCATCGTGCTGACCTACTTTGTGATCGTCGGTTCGAGCAACGCGGTCAACCTCACCGACGGCCTCGACGGTCTGGCAATCATGCCAACCGTGATGGTCGGCGGTGGTCTGGGCATCTTCTGCTACTTGTCGGGTAACGTGAAATTCGCTGAATACCTGCTGATCCCGTATGTGCCGGGCGCGGGTGAGCTGATCGTGTTCTGCGGTGCGCTGATCGGTGCCGGTCTGGGCTTCCTGTGGTTCAACACCTACCCGGCGCAAGTGTTCATGGGCGACGTCGGTGCACTGGCACTCGGCGCGGCACTGGGCACCATCGCGGTGATCGTCCGTCAGGAAATCGTCCTGTTCATCATGGGCGGCGTGTTCGTGATGGAAACCCTGTCAGTCGTCATTCAGGTTGCGTCCTTTAAGCTGACCGGTCGCCGTGTGTTCCGCATGGCTCCGATACACCACCACTTTGAACTCAAGGGCTGGCCCGAGCCGCGCGTGATCGTCCGTTTCTGGATCATCACCGTGATTCTCGTGCTGATCGGCCTTGCCACCCTGAAGCTGAGGTAG
- the murF gene encoding UDP-N-acetylmuramoyl-tripeptide--D-alanyl-D-alanine ligase, translating to MLKALKLSELTNALDARLISADASFDGVSIDSRAIKPGQLFIALTGPRFDGHDYLNDVAAKGAVAALVEREVADSTLPQLLVKDTRQALGQLGALNRAAFTQPVAAITGSSGKTTVKEMLASILRTRGPVLATRGNLNNDLGAPLTLLELAPEHTSAVIELGASRLGEIAYTVGLTKPHVAILNNAGTAHVGEFGGPEKIVEAKGEIIDGLAADGVAVLNLDDKAFGIWKIRAGARKVLTFALSNSQADFYASDLSTDARGCPAFNLHTPEGVERVQLNLLGTHNVANAMAAAAAAHALGVSLFGIATGLGAVQPVKGRTVAQLAKNGMRVIDDTYNANPTSMCAAVDILAGFSGRTVLVLGDIGELGDWAEQGHRDVGEYARGKVSALYAVGPNMVHAVNAFGEQAHHFGTQAELIQALDAEQDTNTTILIKGSRSAAMENIVAALCGSSLEKH from the coding sequence ATGCTTAAGGCCCTGAAACTCAGCGAGTTGACCAACGCGCTCGACGCACGCCTGATCAGCGCCGATGCCAGTTTCGACGGCGTCAGCATCGACAGCCGTGCGATCAAACCTGGCCAACTGTTTATTGCCCTGACCGGCCCGCGTTTCGACGGTCATGACTATTTGAACGACGTCGCCGCCAAAGGCGCGGTGGCTGCGCTGGTCGAGCGTGAAGTCGCCGACAGCACGCTGCCGCAATTGCTGGTCAAGGACACGCGTCAGGCCCTCGGCCAATTGGGCGCCTTGAACCGTGCCGCATTCACTCAGCCAGTCGCGGCCATCACCGGCTCCAGCGGCAAGACCACGGTCAAGGAAATGCTCGCGAGCATTCTGCGCACGCGCGGCCCGGTGCTGGCCACTCGTGGCAATTTGAACAACGACCTCGGCGCGCCGCTGACCCTGCTCGAACTAGCCCCGGAGCACACTTCGGCGGTGATCGAACTGGGCGCCTCGCGCCTCGGCGAAATCGCCTACACCGTTGGCCTGACCAAGCCGCATGTGGCGATCCTGAACAATGCCGGCACCGCGCACGTCGGTGAGTTCGGCGGCCCGGAAAAAATCGTCGAAGCCAAGGGCGAAATCATCGACGGGCTGGCGGCCGATGGCGTCGCCGTGCTTAACCTCGATGACAAGGCCTTCGGGATCTGGAAGATCCGTGCGGGCGCTCGCAAAGTGCTGACCTTCGCTTTGAGCAATTCGCAAGCTGACTTCTACGCCAGCGACTTGAGCACCGATGCCCGTGGTTGCCCGGCCTTCAATCTGCACACACCTGAAGGTGTCGAGCGCGTTCAACTGAACCTGCTCGGCACCCACAACGTTGCCAATGCCATGGCCGCCGCCGCCGCTGCGCACGCCCTGGGTGTGTCGCTGTTCGGCATCGCCACAGGGCTGGGCGCCGTGCAACCGGTCAAGGGTCGTACCGTTGCGCAACTGGCGAAAAACGGCATGCGCGTGATTGATGACACTTACAACGCAAACCCCACCTCGATGTGCGCGGCCGTTGATATACTCGCCGGCTTTTCCGGCCGCACCGTCCTGGTGCTCGGAGATATCGGCGAGTTGGGCGATTGGGCGGAGCAGGGGCACCGCGACGTGGGCGAATACGCCCGGGGCAAGGTTTCCGCGCTTTATGCAGTCGGGCCAAACATGGTTCACGCCGTAAACGCTTTCGGTGAGCAGGCGCATCACTTCGGCACGCAAGCCGAACTGATCCAGGCCCTCGACGCCGAGCAGGACACAAACACCACTATTTTGATCAAGGGTTCGCGCAGTGCAGCGATGGAAAACATCGTTGCGGCTCTGTGCGGGTCCAGTCTGGAGAAACATTAA
- a CDS encoding UDP-N-acetylmuramoyl-L-alanyl-D-glutamate--2,6-diaminopimelate ligase, whose protein sequence is MSLSLNKIFPHAGHDLLIRELALDSRNVRAGDLFLAVPGGKFDGRAHIADALARGAAAVAYEVEGATVLPITDVPLIPVKGLAAQLSDIAGRFYGEPSHHLNLIGVTGTNGKTSVTQLVAQALDLLGQHCGIVGTLGSGFYGALESGLHTTPNPIAVQATLGDLKKAGAKAVAMEVSSHGLDQGRVTALAFDVAVMTNLSRDHLDYHGTMEAYAEAKAKLFAWNDLKCRVVNLDDDFGRQLAAEKRESRLITYSLLDSSAYLFCREAQFDDHGVRATLVTPQGEHHLRSTLLGRFNLSNVLAAVGALLGLDYALDEILKVLPKLEGPAGRMQRLGGGTQPLVVVDYAHTPDALEKVLTALRPHVKGRLLCLFGCGGDRDRGKRPLMAEVVERLADQVLVTDDNPRTEDPAVIFDDIRAGFTAVDKVTFVAGRGQAIAQLIAGASADDVIVLAGKGHEDYQEINGERHAFSDLVEADHALTAWEVAHA, encoded by the coding sequence ATGTCATTAAGTCTGAACAAGATATTCCCCCACGCCGGCCACGATCTGTTGATCCGTGAATTGGCGCTGGACAGTCGCAACGTACGCGCGGGCGACCTGTTCCTCGCGGTGCCTGGCGGAAAATTCGATGGCCGTGCGCACATTGCCGATGCTCTGGCGCGCGGCGCGGCGGCCGTGGCCTATGAAGTGGAAGGCGCCACTGTGCTGCCGATCACCGATGTGCCGCTGATTCCGGTCAAAGGTCTGGCGGCGCAGCTGTCGGATATCGCCGGGCGTTTTTACGGCGAGCCAAGCCATCACCTGAACCTGATCGGCGTGACCGGCACCAACGGCAAGACCAGCGTGACCCAATTGGTCGCGCAGGCACTGGATCTGCTTGGCCAGCATTGCGGCATCGTCGGTACCCTCGGTTCCGGCTTCTATGGCGCACTGGAAAGCGGTCTGCACACCACGCCGAATCCGATCGCCGTACAAGCGACCCTGGGCGACCTGAAAAAGGCCGGCGCCAAAGCCGTGGCCATGGAGGTCTCGTCCCACGGTCTGGATCAGGGCCGGGTCACTGCGCTGGCGTTCGACGTGGCGGTGATGACCAACCTGTCCCGCGATCATCTGGATTATCACGGCACCATGGAGGCGTACGCCGAGGCCAAGGCCAAGCTGTTCGCCTGGAATGATCTGAAGTGCCGCGTGGTCAACCTCGACGACGATTTCGGCCGGCAACTGGCTGCCGAAAAACGCGAGTCGCGTTTGATCACCTACAGCCTGCTCGACAGCAGCGCCTACCTGTTTTGCCGCGAAGCGCAGTTCGACGACCACGGTGTGCGCGCCACGCTGGTGACGCCGCAGGGCGAACATCATCTGCGCAGCACCTTGCTCGGTCGCTTCAACCTGAGCAACGTATTGGCGGCGGTCGGTGCCTTGCTCGGTCTGGATTACGCGCTCGACGAAATTCTCAAAGTGCTGCCGAAACTCGAAGGTCCGGCCGGTCGCATGCAGCGTCTGGGCGGCGGCACTCAGCCGTTGGTGGTGGTCGATTACGCCCACACTCCGGATGCATTGGAAAAAGTTCTGACCGCTTTGCGCCCGCACGTCAAAGGCCGACTGCTGTGCCTGTTCGGCTGTGGCGGTGATCGCGATCGCGGCAAGCGTCCGTTGATGGCCGAAGTGGTCGAGCGTCTGGCCGATCAAGTGCTGGTCACCGACGACAACCCGCGCACTGAAGACCCGGCAGTAATTTTCGATGACATCCGCGCCGGTTTCACGGCTGTGGATAAAGTCACCTTCGTCGCCGGCCGTGGCCAGGCGATTGCGCAACTGATTGCCGGCGCTTCGGCGGATGACGTGATTGTGCTGGCGGGTAAAGGTCACGAGGACTATCAGGAAATCAACGGCGAGCGCCATGCCTTCTCTGATCTGGTCGAGGCCGATCACGCCCTGACCGCTTGGGAGGTGGCCCATGCTTAA